The genomic segment GGGATGGGAAACAGCGGACGGCGCAGCGCCACAGAAGGGTTGCGATGAGCAATCACGCGGTCTGTCGAATCGGTGATGTAGACGCTCTCTCCCGTGTTGAGCGAGATATTCCCCAACAAGTCCCAAATCGGCTTGAAGCGAATCCGCCCGATCAAGACCTGATCCACAATGCCGCTGCGCACATTCGGAATCGGCACGCTGATAAGCATCGATGGCTCGCCACTGAGGGGATCCGTTTCAACCGTCCCGTAGTAGGTTTGTTTGAGCGTTTTCGGGATGGTGAAAGCATCGTTATCCGCCCAATTTTTCAAATCGGAGGGGGCAACCACATCCAAGCGCGTCAGGCGGAGTTGTTCAACCCCTTCCCGATCTAGGAGGGCAATTTCCTCAAAGGTTTCGGGAAACGAAGGCAGCAGCGAGAGCATATCGCGCTGGCGAGATAAGGAATTGCCGGGGAGCGTGTTTGCCACCGTTTTCAACTCCCCTTCCATGCGCTTGATGAAGGCGGTTACTTCGGTAGACACACGCTGTGCAACGGTGGTCTCAAAAAATGTGGCTTGCTCAAGAAGAACATTGAAGCTGCGCAAGGTCAACACGACGCCGACCAAAAGGAGCGGCACAGCAGCCACAAGGATGAAAGCAAGCGTTAGACGGCGGCGGATACTGCTGGTTCGCACGGGCGTTACCCTCCCTTAGAAACTCGCTGGTGTCGCCGTTGCAGGCGTTGTTGGCTCTGGTGTTGGCTCACTGGTGGGCAACTCCGTTGGAGGTATCTCCGTTGGGGGTGTGGTTGGCTCACCAGTGGGTACCGTCGTCGGTGCGCTGATTGGTGCATTGGTCGGTTCGGCGGTGGCTTCGTTGGAGGGTGTTGGTGGGATAGGCGTTGCCGTTGGGGCTGGTGCGGTATAGATCACCCGATCTGCCTGGCGCAAAATGGCATCGGAAATAGGCAAGCCAATTTGGTTGGCAACCCATTGGTTAATCGTCAGGAAGAACTCCGCCGTTTCAATGGGAAGGTCGCCCGGAGCAACGCCCTTCAAAACCTGATCGACCAAGCGTGCCGATTGTCGCCCAATCGCCGTAAAATCAAAACCATAGGCAAGCAGCCCTCCCGCCGGCACTTGGGGTCCGTTTGGCACAGAGAGCGGTAATTTTCGTTGGAGCGCCACTGCCGTGAAGTAATTCAACTGAGAGGCGACGACGTTATCTGCCAAAAGGACAAGCCCCAAGCCGGGAATATCGGTAGGAATTTCATCAATCGCCTGACGAACGGCAGCCGCATCAGGAGTCTCGCGTTCAATCACGCTGACCCCAAACTTAGCGGCAATCTCTTTAACCACCTGCAAATTGATTACTGCTGCGGCATCATTGGGGTTAAAGGGGACATAAACGGTTTTGATCTCTGGGGCAAGGCGCAAGAACCATTCCATCCGTTTTGGCTCGTTCACACCATGCCGAATCCCCGTGAAGTTCCCCTCGCGGCGAACGATTTCTTCTTCGGTCACAATCTTGGCAAAGATGGGGTCAAGGACGCTGGAAAAGACAAATTGGCGTTTTTTGTATTCGGATTTTTCAAAAAGTACTTTCGCGTCTTGGGCAACGGGTGTGCTGATAGCAAGGAGAAGATCAACGTTCTGGTCAAGGTAGGCTTGGATGGCGGGGGTCACTTTATCACGCACACCGCCCAAGTCACCTTCGTAAAGATAGCGGATGTTCACGCCTTCGCGCCAGCCGAGATCAGCCATGCCTTCTTTAAAGCCATTGACCACCGTATCGAGGACGGGCGCAAAGTTCACGATCCCAATCGTGATGATTTTTGAGGGTGTGGTGGAGCAAGCTGGCAAAACCATGAGCGCCATGAGCGCTATAACCAGCGTGAGAGCCAACGGACGGCGCGTGAAGCGTGGGTTACGAACAATCATGATCATCCCCGAATGAGTTCCCCAACGATGCGCACAAGATTCACGAACAAGGTTGTGAGAGTTAAGTGTATATCAGAATTGGAGAAAAGCGAAAATCGGCAAGGGAATAAAAGCGAGGGGGCATTGTAACTACGGCATCCATCACTATTTTTCGAGAGTGGTAAAATAGCATCATGAATGTGAATGGAATGGACGGCGCACATGGCTAGTTTTGAATCACCCGCTGTTGCCGCGCTACGCCGCGCTGGATATAAAATGACTATCCCTCGGCTGACGATTCTGGAGATTTTAGAAGCATCCGAAGGCGATATTACGGCGGCTGAACTGCTCACCCGCGTCACCGAACGCGATCCGTCCATCGGGCGGGCGAGCGTCTTTCGCACGCTTGATTTGATGATTAAATTGGGCATCATTTGGACGACGGTGCAGGGCGGCAGCACTGTCCATTATATGCTCATGCCAAGCGGACACCACCATCACATCATCTGTACCAACTGCGGCGTCCGCATTGAGTTTGAGGACTGCGGGCTTATGTCGCTCATTGAAAACCTTGAGATGCGCTATGGCTGCCGCATTGATGGGCATTTGTTGGAGCTTTATGGTCGCTGCGAACGCTGCCGTGTTGTCATCCTTGCTCAAGAAACGGAGAACGTGTGAGCCCCCTTCGAGATTTCTTTCGCAGTCTTTTCGTCCGGGCGGGAAAAAACCTCTTTAAGCGGCGGCGAACCCCCTCGTGGACTCCGCCCCACCGTGAAGCCCCGCAAGGAACATCGACACCCAATACCAATAACAGCGAACCGCCTCGAAAAAACGTGGAAACACGCTTAGGCGGCATCATTATTCTTTTGCTGATCGGTGTATTGGCGGGTTGTACATCTGCCACACCAACATCCCCCACGCCCCACGCCCCATCTCCCACATCGCCTTTGTCCGCTGCCAACACTGCCACAAACGTACCAGCCACGCGGATCGTCGCCTTGCCGCCATCATGGACGCCCACCTATACCGCGACGCGACGCCCCGCCCAACCGACGAACACGCCCCGCCCAACCGCGACACAGCGCACTATCCCCCCAACAAACACGGTCAGTCCAAGAGCAGAAGCTGCTACCCCTGCCGATACCACGATTAACTACCCCACGATGCCTGCCAAAACAAAGTTGGTGAAGGGGACTCTTGTGCGCGTTGTCGATGGGGATACGATGGTTATCACCCTTAATGGGCGTGATGAGCGGGTGCGCGTGCTTGGGATCAACACGCCGGAATCGGTTGCCGAAAATCGTCCGGTGGAGTGTTTCGGCAAAGAGGCGGCGAATCGCGCCAAAGAACTTTTGCCAGCCCGACTGACCGTCTACCTTGAAACCGACCCCAAAGCAGACACGGTAGATCAATATGGGCGGCTGCTGCGCTTCATCTGGTTGGAGGATGGCAGTCTGTTCAATCTGCAAATGATCGCTGAGGGGTACGCTTATGAATACACCTATGATCGGAGCAACCCCTACCAATATCAGGCACAGTTCAAAGCTGCCCAAAGAACGGCACAGCGCGACGATCTGGGGTTATGGTCGCCCCAGACATGCAATGGGCAGCGCTGAATCTCAACAGGGTCGCCTATCCTGTCGCCCAATCTCCCCGTTCCCTGCCAGTGGGGAATGGGGGGCGGGAATAAAAACGTCAACACAACCGAACACAGTGCCAGTGAGCGGCTATGGTAAAATAGCGGAATAGAAACGATCTCCCCCTCAGGGTTGCCTTCATACATGGTAGGTGGATTGGAACGGACTTTATGAATTCGGTGAACAACCCGCGTTTCCGTAATTTCATTCTCTACAGTGTTATTGCGGTTGCCGTGATCTTTTTGTTCTTAAGCTTGCGCAGCAGCAGCCAACCGACGACAGAACTGAAATTAAGCGAGTTGGCACTTCAGATACGGAATGGTACACCGCGCATCACCGCCATTGAGGTGAGTGAAAACAGCGTGCGCGTCACCTATGCCAATCAGACCATCGCTCTCAGCCGAAAAGAGAGCGGCTCCTCCCTTGTGGAGCAGTTGAAGACCTTAGGGGTTGCCCAACCGGAGCTAGAAACACTCCCGCTATTCGTTTCTGCGCCAAGCGATCTCCTTCCCTTTTTCCAAATCGTCATGTCCATTTTGCCCTTTTTGCTGATCGCAGGCTTTTTCTTCTTCATGCTGCGGCAGGCACAGGGATCGAATAACCAAGCGATGTCCTTTGGGAAAAGCCGCGCTCGCCTGTTCACTGGAGATCGTCCCACCATCACCTTTGATGATGTTGCCGGAGCAGACGAAGCAAAGGAAGAACTCCGTGAGGTTGTGGAGTTTCTCAGAGAGCCAGAAAAATTTATCCAGCTTGGCGCACGCATCCCCAAAGGCGTTCTGTTGAGTGGCAGCCCGGGCACGGGCAAGACACTCCTTGCCAAAGCGGTAGCTGGCGAAGCGGGTGTACCGTTTTTCAGCATCAGCGGCTCAGAGTTCGTTGAGATGTTTGTGGGGGTGGGTGCCTCTCGCGTCCGCGATCTCTTTGATCAGGCAAAGCGCCACAGCCCCTGTATTGTGTTTGTCGATGAAATTGACGCCGTAGGGCGGCATCGCGGGGCGGGCTTGGGCGGCAGCCACGATGAGCGCGAGCAGACGTTAAACCAAATTTTGGTGGAGATGGACGGCTTCGATACGGACACAAACGTAATCGTCGTCGCCGCCACAAACCGCCCAGATATTCTTGACCCCGCCCTCATGCGCCCCGGACGCTTTGACCGCCGCGTAATCCTAGATCGCCCCGATATGAAAGGGCGCGAAGCGATCCTGCGCGTCCACACACGGGGGAAACCGCTGGCGTCCGACGTTGATCTGAATGTCCTTGCGCGAACGACGCCGGGTTTTGTTGGTGCTGACCTCGAAAACCTTGTCAATGAGGCGGCAATCCTTGCCGCCCGGAAGAACAAGAAATCCGTCGCCATGCGCGATTGTGAGGAGGCAATTTACCGCGTCATTTTGGGTCCTGAACGCAAAAGTCGGGTGATTACCGAAGAACAGCGGCGGCTGGTTGCCTACCACGAGGCGGGTCACGCCGTTGCCGGACATTTGCTGCCGAACTGCGATCCGGTGCGCAAAATCACGATTGTCCCACGCGGCATGTCGGGTGGATCGGTACTCTCGATGCCCGAAGATGATTTTGGGCCCGAAAGCCGCTCGCGGATCAAGGATGCCATTGTGCAGGCGCTTGGCGGGCGGGCGGCGGAGGAAACCGTTTTTGGGGAGATTACCACTGGTGCGGGCGGGGGAAACGGCAGCGATCTTGCCACCGTCACCCGCTATGCACGGGCGATGGTCACCCGTTTCGGGATGAGCGAGCGCTTGGGTCCGATGATTTTTGGGCAGAAAGAGGAAATGATCTTCCTCGGACGTGAAATTTCGGAACAGCGCGATTACAGCGAACAGGTTGCCCAAATCATTGACGAGGAAGTGAAACTCATTGTCGATGAGGCGTACCGCCGCGCCCTGACGCTCCTGAGCGACCATCGGGAAAAACTGGAGATCGTCGCCCAACGCCTTTTGGAGGTGGAGACGATTGATTATGATGCCTTCCTTGAACTAATGGGCGATACGGCGACAGCCCGCCGCAAACGCCCAGAGATCACTCCGAAACCCTACACCGGGCGCGATCCGCAAAACCTTAAAGAAGGGCGTGACGAGAAGCCGCCGAAATTGGGGGCAGCGCCAAGCCCGGCGTGAGCAGGCGGGCGACTACAGGGGGTCGCCCCGACAGTCTCAAAACGATCTACTCGTAGCGCAGAACACGTAAGGGGTGTTCGCTCGATGCGCCCCAGGCAGTGAGCAGAGTTGCCCCTAAGGTGACCGCCACCGCCGTCAGAAACATGAGCGCGATCAATTCCCATGGGACAGGCAAACGCACCAGTCCGTTTGTCAGTGTGGGGACAACGGCTAAGATCAGCAGCGTTGGCAAGAGGCTGATGATACCACCCGCCGCCCCAACGATTCCATTTTCGATCAAAAGTTGCCCCAATGCCTGCTGGCGCTTGACCCCCACCGCTTTCAAAATCCCAATCTGCCGACGGCGCTCCATCGTGGCGAGGGAAACTGTGCTGGCGATGAGCGCTGCCGCTGCAAAAAGCGAGAGCAAGGCAACCAGAAGCGGAATCGCCGCCATCGAATTCAAAATACGGCTGATGATCGAATCGAAAATCCCCACGTCAAAGACAAAAACCCCTGGCAGCACTGCACCGGCGAGAACATCGTTCACTTTATCCGGCTGGACATCGGCAACAATCAGATCAAAGGGGAGCGCTTTGGGCATCGATTCCAGCGGCATTTGTACGGCACTATCGCCTAAACTGAAGGGGATCAGGCTGTCCGCAGCGGTGGGTTGCAGAATCCCTACAATGGTGAAGTCGCGCCGAACCCCTTCTATGCGATAGGTGAAGGTAGAGCCAACCTTCACCCCCAAAACATCCAGCGAGGGGGAATAAGGGACGACAATAACATCCTTACCGGCATCTTCGGGCATCAGGTAGCGCCCCTCCACCAAGCCGCTCCGTTTGGGGCTGCCATAGACACGTACCCCGATGGGCAGTTCCCACCCAAGCGCAGCAAAGAACGCTTCAAAGGTTTGCGGATCGTCCTCGTTCGGAACGAGGGTGTTTTCCCAATTGGTATTGCCGTTGATCGCGGCAAGGCGAACGGATGCCGGAAAGCGAATATTTCGATAGCCATTCACGCCCGCCAAGCTCTCTAGACGGGTGTTCACAATGCCCTCGATGGGCAGCAAGGGGAGGATCACCACGTTGCCCCCAATCGGATCACTCAGACTGGTATAGAGCAGCACAGTAATGCTCCGCGCCATAATGAGTGTCCCGCTGAGCGCTGTCATGCCGATGACAAGGGCGGTTAGGCTGAGCGCCGTGCGTATGCGGTGCTGCGTTAAGCCGCGCAGGGCAATCCGCATATTGGGGTTGCGCAAACTCGGCAGCTTGCCAAGCAGCCAGACAAACAGCCACATAATGGCAACGACAATGCCGAGGATCAGAAAAATGATGAACGTCCCAAAGACGCCGATACTCAAGGAGCGTTGCAGCGTTTCCAGAAACGAGCGTGAGCGCCCTCCTCCCCCAATGGTATCCGCGGCGAAATTGCCCCCACGCCAGAACATGGCGCGTAAATCGGCGCCAAGAATGGCATCGACAAGCGCCCCCAAGCCGACGATGAGGATTACCACACTAAGCAGTGAGGGCAAACACCCCGCCCGCGCCATGGGAATCGTCCCCTGACGCAGCACATAGGCAGGGCGAATACCCCCCGCCATGAGCGTGGGGAGGATGCTGAAAAAGAGGGTAATCGTGACCCCCAACACCATGCCCATCAGTACTGGATCAAGGTAAAATCGCCAGGGGAGAGGGACGCCCACCGCCTGCTGACCAAAATCGCGGGCGAGGATACTGAGAAGATTCCCGATGATCACGCCCAGAAAACTCCCAACCACACCTAACAGAAGTGCCTCAACAAAAAAGATCAGAGTGACGCCTCGCCCCTTCAAGCCCAGTGTTTTGAGCGTGGCGATCTCCCCTGAACGGCGGTTTACTGAGACAAGCATCGTGTTGATGATGCCCACCCCACCAATAACCAGCCCAACAAGGCTGCACAGCAAGACAAAGCGCGAGATCAGATCGGCGGCAAGAGCATTGTTGCGCAAGACCTCCTCGGCGGTGACGATGTTCCAATTGCGCCGATTGGCGGCGGCGGGGATGTCCTGCCGCATTTGGGCGGCAAAGCGAGAAATATTCGTCCCGGCGGGGACTTTCAGGTAGGCATAATCTGCCCAACCCGGCTGAGTCTCATAAGCCGCCATGTGGGATCGGTTGATGAAGATAAAACTGAAGAAAAAGGTGTTGGGGTTGTTGAAAAGGCTTTCCGCCGAGTCGGGCAAAATGCCGGTGATGGTATGAAGCGCATCGTTCAGGCTAAGACGCACCTGGTCCCCCACCTTTGCCCCCAACTGCGACGCCAAGCGCTGCCCAATAACCAGCGTATTTGGTGCGGCAAGAAGGGAATCTAAGCTCGCTCCGGCGGGCGCATCAGGACGAATCACATCGTAAAAGGGGTATTTTGTCGGATCGAGAAACGTCCCCATCGCAAAGGCGGGACGCCCGCCATTCCCCTCGGCATCCATGACCGATAGTTGAAGCAGTTCGCTGCTGAGGGTATAAGTGATCTCGACGCTATGCTGTGCTGCCCACCGATCCATTTGGCGGATCACCTCTGGGCTAAAGGCGGGGTCGCGCTGCCCACCCAAAAGCGTGATGCGAACCTCGTTCCCTCGTGTGTTCAGCCGAATATCCCCGCGTAAAAAGCTCTGAGCATTGGCGGTGAGCGCATCGGTGAGCATCAACCCAAGCGCCCGAAGGGCGACGACGGTAGCAACCCCGGCGGCAATGCTCATCAGGGCGAACAGGGTTCGCTGGCGGTTGCGCACCAGATTGCGAGCCGCATAGGTGAAGGCGAAGCGTAAGCGTCGAAACATGAGTAGGGCTGTCCTTTGGGGTTCTATACGGAAAGCATATCGCATCAGTTGCGCTCTTGGCTAACGAACGCCTTCCCGTAAAGGGCTACCTTAACCCTCCCTAAATAGCCCTTGCCAAGTGCCTCTCTCTCCGCTATGGTTAACGATTCGTGCCTCAGCAAAAGCACCGCTGATTAAAAAGGACGAATGTTCACCACCTATGATCACCGTTGACCATGTGACGAAAGCCTACGGCGCGATTCAAGCGCTACGCGGCGTCAGTTTCCACGTCGGGGCAGGGGAGATCGTGGGCTTGCTCGGACCCAACGGGGCGGGGAAGTCCACCACGATCAAAATCCTGACCGGCTGTTTGCACCCGGATGATGGCACGGTTGCCATTGATGGGTTGGACGTGCTGACAGAGGGAATCGCTGTCCAAGCACGGCTTGGCTACCTCTCCGAAAACACGCCGCTTTACCCAAACCTCTCTGTTCAGATGTACCTCAAACTCATGGCAGATTTGCGCCAACTTCCCGACGCAGAGCAGCCCCAACTCATTGGGGATGCCATTCTTGCCACCGGGCTGACGGATTACCGCACGCGGCGGATTGGGCAGTTGAGCAAAGGGCTGCGGCAGCGTGTCGGTCTGGCGCAGGCGATCCTCCATAAGCCGCGCCTGCTCATTTTGGATGAACCCACTGTTGGGCTTGACCCCACCCAAATTGTCGAAATTCGCGGGCTGATCAAAAGCCTAGCGCGGCAAAGTACCGTCCTGTTTTCCTCCCATATTCTCTCTGAGGTAGAGGCGCTTTGTGACCGCGTGATCATCATCATCAACGGGG from the Anaerolineales bacterium genome contains:
- a CDS encoding transcriptional repressor; translated protein: MASFESPAVAALRRAGYKMTIPRLTILEILEASEGDITAAELLTRVTERDPSIGRASVFRTLDLMIKLGIIWTTVQGGSTVHYMLMPSGHHHHIICTNCGVRIEFEDCGLMSLIENLEMRYGCRIDGHLLELYGRCERCRVVILAQETENV
- a CDS encoding HAMP domain-containing protein, which produces MRTSSIRRRLTLAFILVAAVPLLLVGVVLTLRSFNVLLEQATFFETTVAQRVSTEVTAFIKRMEGELKTVANTLPGNSLSRQRDMLSLLPSFPETFEEIALLDREGVEQLRLTRLDVVAPSDLKNWADNDAFTIPKTLKQTYYGTVETDPLSGEPSMLISVPIPNVRSGIVDQVLIGRIRFKPIWDLLGNISLNTGESVYITDSTDRVIAHRNPSVALRRPLFPIPSATGITRGLDNLNVVLATNTIRFGDASLAEGENPDTGNGKPAIPSGVQIFNVIAERNSANALDLLIQTAIITGILLIVALLIATTQGILAARRITQPIQDLAQVAQELTEKSESFDPKRLHEAAERTDEIGQFARVFQTMGQQVVIRETTLKKQVMALKIEIDEQKKQASIKEIVDTEYFKDLESKAASIRAARKNRTSSLATDTPATPATGEQTTEKKE
- a CDS encoding ATP-binding cassette domain-containing protein, whose amino-acid sequence is MITVDHVTKAYGAIQALRGVSFHVGAGEIVGLLGPNGAGKSTTIKILTGCLHPDDGTVAIDGLDVLTEGIAVQARLGYLSENTPLYPNLSVQMYLKLMADLRQLPDAEQPQLIGDAILATGLTDYRTRRIGQLSKGLRQRVGLAQAILHKPRLLILDEPTVGLDPTQIVEIRGLIKSLARQSTVLFSSHILSEVEALCDRVIIIINGEVRADARLDDLETTNNTILVLSEQAEAEPALRQIAGVSAVESFTTREGFPAYRLTSDADIAPHVYAVARAHNLPLRELRRDTLTLETVFNRLATSA
- a CDS encoding ABC transporter permease encodes the protein MFRRLRFAFTYAARNLVRNRQRTLFALMSIAAGVATVVALRALGLMLTDALTANAQSFLRGDIRLNTRGNEVRITLLGGQRDPAFSPEVIRQMDRWAAQHSVEITYTLSSELLQLSVMDAEGNGGRPAFAMGTFLDPTKYPFYDVIRPDAPAGASLDSLLAAPNTLVIGQRLASQLGAKVGDQVRLSLNDALHTITGILPDSAESLFNNPNTFFFSFIFINRSHMAAYETQPGWADYAYLKVPAGTNISRFAAQMRQDIPAAANRRNWNIVTAEEVLRNNALAADLISRFVLLCSLVGLVIGGVGIINTMLVSVNRRSGEIATLKTLGLKGRGVTLIFFVEALLLGVVGSFLGVIIGNLLSILARDFGQQAVGVPLPWRFYLDPVLMGMVLGVTITLFFSILPTLMAGGIRPAYVLRQGTIPMARAGCLPSLLSVVILIVGLGALVDAILGADLRAMFWRGGNFAADTIGGGGRSRSFLETLQRSLSIGVFGTFIIFLILGIVVAIMWLFVWLLGKLPSLRNPNMRIALRGLTQHRIRTALSLTALVIGMTALSGTLIMARSITVLLYTSLSDPIGGNVVILPLLPIEGIVNTRLESLAGVNGYRNIRFPASVRLAAINGNTNWENTLVPNEDDPQTFEAFFAALGWELPIGVRVYGSPKRSGLVEGRYLMPEDAGKDVIVVPYSPSLDVLGVKVGSTFTYRIEGVRRDFTIVGILQPTAADSLIPFSLGDSAVQMPLESMPKALPFDLIVADVQPDKVNDVLAGAVLPGVFVFDVGIFDSIISRILNSMAAIPLLVALLSLFAAAALIASTVSLATMERRRQIGILKAVGVKRQQALGQLLIENGIVGAAGGIISLLPTLLILAVVPTLTNGLVRLPVPWELIALMFLTAVAVTLGATLLTAWGASSEHPLRVLRYE
- a CDS encoding ATP-dependent zinc metalloprotease FtsH — its product is MNSVNNPRFRNFILYSVIAVAVIFLFLSLRSSSQPTTELKLSELALQIRNGTPRITAIEVSENSVRVTYANQTIALSRKESGSSLVEQLKTLGVAQPELETLPLFVSAPSDLLPFFQIVMSILPFLLIAGFFFFMLRQAQGSNNQAMSFGKSRARLFTGDRPTITFDDVAGADEAKEELREVVEFLREPEKFIQLGARIPKGVLLSGSPGTGKTLLAKAVAGEAGVPFFSISGSEFVEMFVGVGASRVRDLFDQAKRHSPCIVFVDEIDAVGRHRGAGLGGSHDEREQTLNQILVEMDGFDTDTNVIVVAATNRPDILDPALMRPGRFDRRVILDRPDMKGREAILRVHTRGKPLASDVDLNVLARTTPGFVGADLENLVNEAAILAARKNKKSVAMRDCEEAIYRVILGPERKSRVITEEQRRLVAYHEAGHAVAGHLLPNCDPVRKITIVPRGMSGGSVLSMPEDDFGPESRSRIKDAIVQALGGRAAEETVFGEITTGAGGGNGSDLATVTRYARAMVTRFGMSERLGPMIFGQKEEMIFLGREISEQRDYSEQVAQIIDEEVKLIVDEAYRRALTLLSDHREKLEIVAQRLLEVETIDYDAFLELMGDTATARRKRPEITPKPYTGRDPQNLKEGRDEKPPKLGAAPSPA
- a CDS encoding thermonuclease family protein, translated to MSPLRDFFRSLFVRAGKNLFKRRRTPSWTPPHREAPQGTSTPNTNNSEPPRKNVETRLGGIIILLLIGVLAGCTSATPTSPTPHAPSPTSPLSAANTATNVPATRIVALPPSWTPTYTATRRPAQPTNTPRPTATQRTIPPTNTVSPRAEAATPADTTINYPTMPAKTKLVKGTLVRVVDGDTMVITLNGRDERVRVLGINTPESVAENRPVECFGKEAANRAKELLPARLTVYLETDPKADTVDQYGRLLRFIWLEDGSLFNLQMIAEGYAYEYTYDRSNPYQYQAQFKAAQRTAQRDDLGLWSPQTCNGQR
- a CDS encoding ABC transporter substrate-binding protein; protein product: MIVRNPRFTRRPLALTLVIALMALMVLPACSTTPSKIITIGIVNFAPVLDTVVNGFKEGMADLGWREGVNIRYLYEGDLGGVRDKVTPAIQAYLDQNVDLLLAISTPVAQDAKVLFEKSEYKKRQFVFSSVLDPIFAKIVTEEEIVRREGNFTGIRHGVNEPKRMEWFLRLAPEIKTVYVPFNPNDAAAVINLQVVKEIAAKFGVSVIERETPDAAAVRQAIDEIPTDIPGLGLVLLADNVVASQLNYFTAVALQRKLPLSVPNGPQVPAGGLLAYGFDFTAIGRQSARLVDQVLKGVAPGDLPIETAEFFLTINQWVANQIGLPISDAILRQADRVIYTAPAPTATPIPPTPSNEATAEPTNAPISAPTTVPTGEPTTPPTEIPPTELPTSEPTPEPTTPATATPASF